The Aureitalea marina genome includes a window with the following:
- the purT gene encoding formate-dependent phosphoribosylglycinamide formyltransferase: MARFLLLGSGELGKEFVIAAQRLGHWVIAADRYPNAPAMQVAQEYEIINMLDGKALDGIVEKHRPDYIVPEIEAIRTERLYHYEQNGISVVPSAKAANYTMNRKAIRDLAAKDLQIQTADYRYATSAEELQEAVAAIGMPCVVKPLMSSSGKGQSTIHREEDIEKSWNYSQEGSRGDVAEVIVEAFVHFNYEITLLTLTQIDGPTLFCPPIGHRQEGGDYRESWQPMPMDEMDLQDAQQMAKQVTTALGGAGIWGVEFFIADDGVYFSELSPRPHDTGMVTLAGTQNYNEFELHLRAILGHNLPGIFLERQGASAVVLAQGHLDDPQIKGLENVVSEPKSDVRIFGKPDARPNRRMAVVLTYDELDSDLDQTVRRAKHLATQLSVE; this comes from the coding sequence ATGGCCCGATTCTTACTTCTCGGTAGTGGTGAACTTGGCAAAGAGTTTGTCATTGCCGCGCAGCGATTGGGACATTGGGTGATAGCAGCTGACCGTTATCCCAATGCGCCTGCCATGCAGGTAGCCCAGGAATATGAGATCATCAATATGCTGGATGGGAAAGCTCTGGATGGGATCGTAGAAAAGCACAGACCAGATTATATTGTACCGGAAATTGAAGCCATCCGCACGGAAAGGCTATACCACTATGAACAGAATGGAATCTCCGTAGTTCCGTCGGCTAAGGCTGCCAATTATACCATGAACCGCAAGGCCATTCGGGACCTTGCGGCTAAGGATCTCCAAATTCAGACAGCGGATTACCGCTATGCAACCTCAGCCGAAGAATTACAGGAGGCTGTAGCCGCAATTGGGATGCCTTGTGTGGTGAAACCATTAATGTCTTCCAGCGGTAAGGGGCAAAGTACGATCCACCGGGAAGAGGATATAGAAAAGTCCTGGAATTACTCCCAGGAAGGCTCCAGAGGTGATGTGGCCGAGGTAATTGTAGAGGCTTTTGTCCACTTCAACTACGAGATCACACTACTCACCTTGACACAAATCGATGGTCCGACCCTATTTTGCCCACCTATTGGACACCGACAGGAAGGTGGAGACTACAGGGAGAGTTGGCAACCCATGCCAATGGACGAGATGGATTTACAGGACGCCCAGCAAATGGCTAAACAGGTCACCACTGCCTTAGGCGGTGCCGGGATCTGGGGAGTTGAATTCTTTATAGCAGATGACGGAGTATATTTCTCTGAGCTATCCCCCAGGCCACATGATACGGGCATGGTTACACTGGCCGGAACCCAAAACTACAATGAATTCGAATTACACCTCAGAGCGATCCTGGGGCATAATTTACCGGGAATATTTCTGGAAAGACAAGGTGCCTCTGCCGTTGTCTTGGCCCAGGGCCATTTGGATGATCCCCAGATCAAAGGACTGGAAAATGTGGTTTCGGAACCAAAATCGGACGTACGCATATTTGGAAAACCAGATGCCAGGCCCAACCGGCGTATGGCGGTGGTGCTAACCTATGATGAACTGGATTCTGACCTGGATCAAACTGTCCGGCGAGCCAAGCATTTAGCCACTCAACTCAGCGTGGAATGA
- a CDS encoding cupin domain-containing protein, which translates to MNDLFQKFETVPAREIIPGFDAHLIHTDKQTLSLVKTKAGSHLPQHHHFHEQISMVMEGEFEMTVEGQTKVCGKGDVVVIPSNAVHSGRSLTDCIILDTFTPVREDYQ; encoded by the coding sequence ATGAACGATCTATTTCAAAAATTTGAAACCGTACCTGCCAGAGAGATCATTCCGGGATTTGACGCCCATTTGATCCATACTGATAAGCAAACCTTATCCCTGGTAAAAACCAAGGCGGGAAGTCACTTACCACAGCACCACCATTTCCACGAACAGATCTCTATGGTCATGGAAGGTGAATTCGAGATGACGGTCGAAGGACAAACAAAAGTGTGCGGAAAGGGAGATGTGGTGGTGATTCCTTCCAATGCAGTCCACTCCGGACGATCCCTGACCGATTGTATCATCCTGGACACCTTTACCCCGGTTCGGGAAGATTATCAATAA